TTCCCTTGGGTTGTCGTAAAAAATCGGCATACCCGTTTTTACGCCTGGTCCGACAATCAACGGAGTGGTCTGAAAGTACTTCAGGCAGACCGTTTCCAGGATATTCAGCATGGGTGGAACAACGCAGGAGATGATGATGTCGTCGATCTGTTTGGAGCTGATGTTGCTGGATTTGTAGAGTGAATAAATGAGCATGCCGTATTCATCCACCGTATGATCGATGACGGTTCTGATGCGCCAGTCATGAACCAGGACATCACCGTCATAGACCCCCAGCACCGTATTGGTATTGCCCACATCAATGACCAGTAGCATAGGTCTCTCCTTCCTTGTCCCTGTCCAGTCCTGTTGCGATATCAGCCGGACCTAGCCTTCCTTTTCGATCAGAAGGGAGATATCGGCCGCTTTCACCGAATGGGTGATCGCCCCTACGGAGATGAAATCGACTCCGGTGGCGGCAATATCCCTGACCGTTTCGTGGTTGACATTGCCCGATGCCTCGAGCGGAACCTTTCCGTTTGCCAAAGCCACGGCTTCTTTCATCTGGCTGACGGACATGTTGTCCAACATGAGTACATCGGCCCCACAGGCAAGCGCCTCTTTCACCTCATCCA
The DNA window shown above is from Deltaproteobacteria bacterium and carries:
- a CDS encoding type III pantothenate kinase; translated protein: MLLVIDVGNTNTVLGVYDGDVLVHDWRIRTVIDHTVDEYGMLIYSLYKSSNISSKQIDDIIISCVVPPMLNILETVCLKYFQTTPLIVGPGVKTGMPIFYDNPREIGADRIVNAVAAYERCRRDLIVVDFGTAMSFDYISPRGEY